The window taatccatcaattataaacaatacaGTATGATTACTAATATTAAAACCATTTAGTATATCTTAgtagaaaatatttaacaattcattaatactagaaatattttgatgttGATTAAGTCTCCTGCATTccaaataaaatacaagtttaaCATTATTCCAAATTAGATTATTTGACCAATCAAGCAAACACTTTCTAAACAACCACGTTTTTCCAATACCAGCTATTCCAGATATTAGCATTACAGATTTTTCTTCCATAAATAACTCACTATATGGAATTGGTCAATAACTCATTTGCTTTTTAAGAAACTCCTTTCGTTCAACACTACAAACAGCATCCATTTGAGTATGAACTGCATCCACAATATATAGATCAACAAATTTATGCATTAAATCAACATTGGCAGAAATTTTTAATGGTGGttgaatttcatttattttcctATAATTTGTAAGATAATAACTTTTCAGGGCTGCGGGTATCACTGATGTATCTAAATAAAATGCaatttatcatcattatcatcatcattatcatcatcatcatcatcatcatcatcatcatcatcatcatcatcatcatcatcatcatcatcatcatcatcatcatcatcatcatcatcatcatcatcatcatcatcatcatcattatcatcatcatcgttatcatcgtcatcatcatcattatcatcatcgtCATTATCATcgtcattatcatcatcatcaccatcatcaccatcatcaacatcatcataaTCACGattatcatctttttttatacCACAACCATATTTCTTGACTTTCAATTTTTGGTGAATTTGAAGACCTTAATAAAATTCCTGAGTTAAGTTAATAATTTGAACagaattttactttaattttcatttaaagtaattacttttaacaaacttctAACTAAAGGTTATTAAAGTTattgcttttaataaacttcaaaaaaatatattttttgtttgtttgtttattttgccgtttaataacatttacaatataaaggtatattaacaaaaatagtgGCGGACATTATTTTGTCTTATCACTGAGCCCCAATCATACGTATTTACAATAAGCgtattatatttgtatactttacaaattatttattgaaaactataaatgtaaaataaacaacaataagtttaagaaatttttcaagaaccattttaatattaaaagtatttatcaggtaaatttaagaaaaaaaacattaaaggttgaaatacaaaaaaaattaataataaaaaaagataaaataaattatagacCACGTATATACAACAGCCTTAATATATACAGTTAGAAAAATAAGTAtccaaacaaaagatttttttatggaaaataaactttgtCAGGTTATTtccgagaaaaaaaactttataaaaataaaagaaatgattattctgaaagaaaattttattacaaattcaatatgcaaaaaaaaaatatcaataataatatttaattgataaaaaaataagatacatttaaactatgcaattttttagcattaaataAGTATccgaacaaaattttaaagattaaggCTTAAAGATTAACGTTTCTCcgagtaattatttttatgactttttaatatCGAGTTGGACCGCCTAGAGCTTTTATGACTTCTGCAAGTCGACATGGCATCGATTCAACTAATTTCTTTGTCGTATCTGATTCGATATCAGCCCAAACTTCTTGGAGCatgatttttaaatcttcttttctttttagacATCGTGTGCCACATTTTTTATCCAGAATAGCCCAGAGATGTTCAATTGGATTGAGATCTGGACTTTCCGCAGGCCATTCAAGTAACTCAATTTGCTTTTGGATAAGAAACTCTTTTGCTTTCTTTGACGTATGTTTAGGGTCATTGTCTTGTTGGAAGATAAAACGTTTTCCTAATCGCAGTTTTTTAGTTGAAGCCAGAAGATTTTTATTGAGAATGTTAACATAAACCTCAGAGTCCATAAGTCCATCAATAAACTCCAGTTTTCCTGTTTCGTTCCGAACCATCGATCCCTATACCATAACATTGCCTCCAATAAATTTTACTGTGCCTCGAATACAACTGAGTGTGAATGCTTCCCCTTTTTTTCTCCATACTTTTTGAGCTCCATCGGACTTCACAAGATTAAATTTTGACTCGTCCGTCCACAAAACTTTCGTCCAGAATGATACCggcatatttacatattttttagcaaatgcaAGTCTTCGTTTTCGATAGATTTTTGAAAGAAATGGCTTCATGAGTGGAACTCTTGCTTTGAATCCACTTTCTTTCAATCGATTTCGAATAGCAAATGAGCTCACTTTTAACCCAAAATCTTTCTCAAGAATGCTTGACACTTTTGGTGCTGataaaaagcagtttttttgcACCATCTTTACATATCCAAacatattatactttttaat is drawn from Hydra vulgaris chromosome 07, alternate assembly HydraT2T_AEP and contains these coding sequences:
- the LOC136082184 gene encoding uncharacterized protein LOC136082184, with protein sequence MAFDLSKQGREKLKTETSNLPEASMFFVKKDTSVIPAALKSYYLTNYRKINEIQPPLKISANVDLMHKFVDLYIVDAVHTQMDAVCSVERKEFLKKQMSY